One Suricata suricatta isolate VVHF042 chromosome X, meerkat_22Aug2017_6uvM2_HiC, whole genome shotgun sequence genomic region harbors:
- the MTMR1 gene encoding myotubularin-related protein 1 isoform X2 encodes MEEAPLFPGESIKATVKDVMYICPFVGAVTGTLTVTDFKMYFKSVERDPNFVLDVPLGVISRVEKIGAQSHGDNSCGIEIVCKDMRNLRLAYKQEEQCKLGIFENLSKYAFPLSNGQTLFAFNYKEKFPINGWKVYDPVSEYKRQGLPNESWKISRVNSSYELCDTYPAVIVVPTSVKDDDLSKVAAFRAKGRVPVLSWIHPESQATITRCSQPLVGPNDKRCKEDEKYLQTIMDANAQSHKLIIFDARQNSVADTNKAKSGGYESESAYPNAELVFLDIHNIHVMRESLRKLKEVVYPSIDEARWLSNVDGTHWLEYIRMLLAGAVRIADKIESGKTSVVVHCSDGWDRTAQLTSLAMLMLDSYYRTVKGFETLIEKEWISFGHRFALRVGHGDDNHADADRSPIFLQFIDCVWQMTRQDVYTKTISLWSYVNSQLEEFSNPFFVNYEHHVLYPVASLSHLELWVNYYVRWNPRTRPQMPIHQNLKELLAIKAELQKRVEDLQREAAARASSSSERGSSPSHSVTPVHTSV; translated from the exons ATGGAAGAAGCGCCACTTTTTCCAGGAGAATCAATCAAGGCTACTG tgaaagACGTCATGTACATTTGTCCATTTGTGGGCGCAGTGACTGGAACCCTAACAGTGACGGACTTTAAGATGTACTTCAAAAGTGTTGAGAGG GACCCGAATTTTGTTCTTGATGTTCCCCTTGGCGTGATCAGCAGAGTTGAGAAGATCGGAGCGCAGAGCCATGGGGACAATTCCTGTGGTATAGAGATTGTGTGCAAG GATATGAGGAACTTGCGACTTGCTTACAAACAGGAAGAACAGTGTAAACTTGGGATATTTGAGAACCTCAGCAAATATGCATTTCCTCTTTCCAATGGGCAG ACTCTCTTTGCATTcaactacaaagaaaaatttcCGATAAACGGATGGAAGGTTTATGATCCTGTATCTGAATATAAGAGACAG GGCTTGCCAAATGAGAGCTGGAAAATATCCAGAGTGAACAGTAGCTATGAGCTCTGTGACACCTACCCCGCTGTCATTGTCGTGCCAACCAGTGTAAAAGATGATGACCTTTCAAAAGTGGCAGCCTTTCGAGCAAAAGGCAGAGTCCCT GTGTTGTCATGGATTCATCCAGAAAGTCAGGCAACGATTACCCGTTGCAGCCAGCCACTTGTGGGTCCCAATGATAAACGCtgcaaagaagatgaaaaatacttgcaaacaaTAATGGATGCTAACGCCCAGTCTCACAAGCTTATCATCTTCGATGCCCGACAAAACAGTGTCGCTGATACCAACAAG GCCAAGAGTGGGGGGTACGAAAGTGAAAGTGCTTACCCCAACGCGGAGCTTGTGTTCCTGGACATCCACAACATTCACGTGATGAGAGAGTCCCTGCGTAAACTCAAAGAGGTCGTGTACCCCTCGATCGACGAGGCGCGGTGGCTCTCCAATGTGGATGGGACACACTGGCTGGAGTATATACGG ATGCTTCTTGCCGGGGCGGTAAGGATTGCTGACAAGATAGAGTCTGGGAAGACTTCAGTGGTGGTGCATTGCAGCGACGGCTGGGACCGCACGGCTCAGCTGACGTCTCTGGCAATGCTCATGCTGGACAGTTACTACCGCACCGTTAAAGGCTTCGAGACCCTCATAGAAAAGGAGTGGATAAGCTTCGGACATAGGTTTGCACTG AGAGTGGGCCATGGCGATGACAACCATGCGGACGCCGACCGGTCCCCTATATTTCTTCAGTTTATTGATTGTGTTTGGCAAATGACAAGACAG gatgTGTATACGAAGACTATATCTTTATGGTCATACGTCAATAGCCAGCTTGAAGAATTTTCTAATCCTTTCTTTGTGAATTATGAACACCACGTGTTGTACCCCGTTGCCAGTCTGAGTCATCTGGAACTGTGGGTAAACTATTATGTGCGATGGAACCCGCGGACGAGACCTCAG atGCCCATCCACCAGAATCTCAAGGAGCTGCTGGCCATCAAGGCGGAGCTGCAGAAGCGGGTGGAGGACCTGCAGCGGGAGGCGGCCGCGCGTGCCTCGTCCTCGTCCGAGCGGGGCTCTTCGCCGTCCCACTCGGTCACCCCCGTCCACACCTCCGTCTGA
- the MTMR1 gene encoding myotubularin-related protein 1 isoform X4: MKPYKHKQALRDGNKLAQMEEAPLFPGESIKATVKDVMYICPFVGAVTGTLTVTDFKMYFKSVERDPNFVLDVPLGVISRVEKIGAQSHGDNSCGIEIVCKDMRNLRLAYKQEEQCKLGIFENLSKYAFPLSNGQTLFAFNYKEKFPINGWKVYDPVSEYKRQGLPNESWKISRVNSSYELCDTYPAVIVVPTSVKDDDLSKVAAFRAKGRVPVLSWIHPESQATITRCSQPLVGPNDKRCKEDEKYLQTIMDANAQSHKLIIFDARQNSVADTNKAKSGGYESESAYPNAELVFLDIHNIHVMRESLRKLKEVVYPSIDEARWLSNVDGTHWLEYIRMLLAGAVRIADKIESGKTSVVVHCSDGWDRTAQLTSLAMLMLDSYYRTVKGFETLIEKEWISFGHRFALRVGHGDDNHADADRSPIFLQFIDCVWQMTRQFPSAFEFNELFLITILDHLYSCLFGTFLCNCEQQRLKEDVYTKTISLWSYVNSQLEEFSNPFFVNYEHHVLYPVASLSHLELWVNYYVRWNPRTRPQMPIHQNLKELLAIKAELQKRVEDLQREAAARASSSSERGSSPSHSVTPVHTSV, translated from the exons ATGAAGCCGTACAAACACAAACAG GCGCTAAGAGATGGAAATAAACTGGCCCAGATGGAAGAAGCGCCACTTTTTCCAGGAGAATCAATCAAGGCTACTG tgaaagACGTCATGTACATTTGTCCATTTGTGGGCGCAGTGACTGGAACCCTAACAGTGACGGACTTTAAGATGTACTTCAAAAGTGTTGAGAGG GACCCGAATTTTGTTCTTGATGTTCCCCTTGGCGTGATCAGCAGAGTTGAGAAGATCGGAGCGCAGAGCCATGGGGACAATTCCTGTGGTATAGAGATTGTGTGCAAG GATATGAGGAACTTGCGACTTGCTTACAAACAGGAAGAACAGTGTAAACTTGGGATATTTGAGAACCTCAGCAAATATGCATTTCCTCTTTCCAATGGGCAG ACTCTCTTTGCATTcaactacaaagaaaaatttcCGATAAACGGATGGAAGGTTTATGATCCTGTATCTGAATATAAGAGACAG GGCTTGCCAAATGAGAGCTGGAAAATATCCAGAGTGAACAGTAGCTATGAGCTCTGTGACACCTACCCCGCTGTCATTGTCGTGCCAACCAGTGTAAAAGATGATGACCTTTCAAAAGTGGCAGCCTTTCGAGCAAAAGGCAGAGTCCCT GTGTTGTCATGGATTCATCCAGAAAGTCAGGCAACGATTACCCGTTGCAGCCAGCCACTTGTGGGTCCCAATGATAAACGCtgcaaagaagatgaaaaatacttgcaaacaaTAATGGATGCTAACGCCCAGTCTCACAAGCTTATCATCTTCGATGCCCGACAAAACAGTGTCGCTGATACCAACAAG GCCAAGAGTGGGGGGTACGAAAGTGAAAGTGCTTACCCCAACGCGGAGCTTGTGTTCCTGGACATCCACAACATTCACGTGATGAGAGAGTCCCTGCGTAAACTCAAAGAGGTCGTGTACCCCTCGATCGACGAGGCGCGGTGGCTCTCCAATGTGGATGGGACACACTGGCTGGAGTATATACGG ATGCTTCTTGCCGGGGCGGTAAGGATTGCTGACAAGATAGAGTCTGGGAAGACTTCAGTGGTGGTGCATTGCAGCGACGGCTGGGACCGCACGGCTCAGCTGACGTCTCTGGCAATGCTCATGCTGGACAGTTACTACCGCACCGTTAAAGGCTTCGAGACCCTCATAGAAAAGGAGTGGATAAGCTTCGGACATAGGTTTGCACTG AGAGTGGGCCATGGCGATGACAACCATGCGGACGCCGACCGGTCCCCTATATTTCTTCAGTTTATTGATTGTGTTTGGCAAATGACAAGACAG TTTCCTTCAGCATTCGAGTTCAATGAACTGTTCTTGATCACGATTTTGGATCACCTCTACAGCTGTCTCTTTGGGACTTTTTTGTGCAACTGTGAACAGCAGCGACTCAAGGAG gatgTGTATACGAAGACTATATCTTTATGGTCATACGTCAATAGCCAGCTTGAAGAATTTTCTAATCCTTTCTTTGTGAATTATGAACACCACGTGTTGTACCCCGTTGCCAGTCTGAGTCATCTGGAACTGTGGGTAAACTATTATGTGCGATGGAACCCGCGGACGAGACCTCAG atGCCCATCCACCAGAATCTCAAGGAGCTGCTGGCCATCAAGGCGGAGCTGCAGAAGCGGGTGGAGGACCTGCAGCGGGAGGCGGCCGCGCGTGCCTCGTCCTCGTCCGAGCGGGGCTCTTCGCCGTCCCACTCGGTCACCCCCGTCCACACCTCCGTCTGA
- the MTMR1 gene encoding myotubularin-related protein 1 isoform X1, translating into MEEAPLFPGESIKATVKDVMYICPFVGAVTGTLTVTDFKMYFKSVERDPNFVLDVPLGVISRVEKIGAQSHGDNSCGIEIVCKDMRNLRLAYKQEEQCKLGIFENLSKYAFPLSNGQTLFAFNYKEKFPINGWKVYDPVSEYKRQGLPNESWKISRVNSSYELCDTYPAVIVVPTSVKDDDLSKVAAFRAKGRVPVLSWIHPESQATITRCSQPLVGPNDKRCKEDEKYLQTIMDANAQSHKLIIFDARQNSVADTNKAKSGGYESESAYPNAELVFLDIHNIHVMRESLRKLKEVVYPSIDEARWLSNVDGTHWLEYIRMLLAGAVRIADKIESGKTSVVVHCSDGWDRTAQLTSLAMLMLDSYYRTVKGFETLIEKEWISFGHRFALRVGHGDDNHADADRSPIFLQFIDCVWQMTRQFPSAFEFNELFLITILDHLYSCLFGTFLCNCEQQRLKEDVYTKTISLWSYVNSQLEEFSNPFFVNYEHHVLYPVASLSHLELWVNYYVRWNPRTRPQMPIHQNLKELLAIKAELQKRVEDLQREAAARASSSSERGSSPSHSVTPVHTSV; encoded by the exons ATGGAAGAAGCGCCACTTTTTCCAGGAGAATCAATCAAGGCTACTG tgaaagACGTCATGTACATTTGTCCATTTGTGGGCGCAGTGACTGGAACCCTAACAGTGACGGACTTTAAGATGTACTTCAAAAGTGTTGAGAGG GACCCGAATTTTGTTCTTGATGTTCCCCTTGGCGTGATCAGCAGAGTTGAGAAGATCGGAGCGCAGAGCCATGGGGACAATTCCTGTGGTATAGAGATTGTGTGCAAG GATATGAGGAACTTGCGACTTGCTTACAAACAGGAAGAACAGTGTAAACTTGGGATATTTGAGAACCTCAGCAAATATGCATTTCCTCTTTCCAATGGGCAG ACTCTCTTTGCATTcaactacaaagaaaaatttcCGATAAACGGATGGAAGGTTTATGATCCTGTATCTGAATATAAGAGACAG GGCTTGCCAAATGAGAGCTGGAAAATATCCAGAGTGAACAGTAGCTATGAGCTCTGTGACACCTACCCCGCTGTCATTGTCGTGCCAACCAGTGTAAAAGATGATGACCTTTCAAAAGTGGCAGCCTTTCGAGCAAAAGGCAGAGTCCCT GTGTTGTCATGGATTCATCCAGAAAGTCAGGCAACGATTACCCGTTGCAGCCAGCCACTTGTGGGTCCCAATGATAAACGCtgcaaagaagatgaaaaatacttgcaaacaaTAATGGATGCTAACGCCCAGTCTCACAAGCTTATCATCTTCGATGCCCGACAAAACAGTGTCGCTGATACCAACAAG GCCAAGAGTGGGGGGTACGAAAGTGAAAGTGCTTACCCCAACGCGGAGCTTGTGTTCCTGGACATCCACAACATTCACGTGATGAGAGAGTCCCTGCGTAAACTCAAAGAGGTCGTGTACCCCTCGATCGACGAGGCGCGGTGGCTCTCCAATGTGGATGGGACACACTGGCTGGAGTATATACGG ATGCTTCTTGCCGGGGCGGTAAGGATTGCTGACAAGATAGAGTCTGGGAAGACTTCAGTGGTGGTGCATTGCAGCGACGGCTGGGACCGCACGGCTCAGCTGACGTCTCTGGCAATGCTCATGCTGGACAGTTACTACCGCACCGTTAAAGGCTTCGAGACCCTCATAGAAAAGGAGTGGATAAGCTTCGGACATAGGTTTGCACTG AGAGTGGGCCATGGCGATGACAACCATGCGGACGCCGACCGGTCCCCTATATTTCTTCAGTTTATTGATTGTGTTTGGCAAATGACAAGACAG TTTCCTTCAGCATTCGAGTTCAATGAACTGTTCTTGATCACGATTTTGGATCACCTCTACAGCTGTCTCTTTGGGACTTTTTTGTGCAACTGTGAACAGCAGCGACTCAAGGAG gatgTGTATACGAAGACTATATCTTTATGGTCATACGTCAATAGCCAGCTTGAAGAATTTTCTAATCCTTTCTTTGTGAATTATGAACACCACGTGTTGTACCCCGTTGCCAGTCTGAGTCATCTGGAACTGTGGGTAAACTATTATGTGCGATGGAACCCGCGGACGAGACCTCAG atGCCCATCCACCAGAATCTCAAGGAGCTGCTGGCCATCAAGGCGGAGCTGCAGAAGCGGGTGGAGGACCTGCAGCGGGAGGCGGCCGCGCGTGCCTCGTCCTCGTCCGAGCGGGGCTCTTCGCCGTCCCACTCGGTCACCCCCGTCCACACCTCCGTCTGA
- the MTMR1 gene encoding myotubularin-related protein 1 isoform X3 encodes MEEAPLFPGESIKATVKDVMYICPFVGAVTGTLTVTDFKMYFKSVERDPNFVLDVPLGVISRVEKIGAQSHGDNSCGIEIVCKDMRNLRLAYKQEEQCKLGIFENLSKYAFPLSNGQTLFAFNYKEKFPINGWKVYDPVSEYKRQGLPNESWKISRVNSSYELCDTYPAVIVVPTSVKDDDLSKVAAFRAKGRVPVLSWIHPESQATITRCSQPLVGPNDKRCKEDEKYLQTIMDANAQSHKLIIFDARQNSVADTNKAKSGGYESESAYPNAELVFLDIHNIHVMRESLRKLKEVVYPSIDEARWLSNVDGTHWLEYIRMLLAGAVRIADKIESGKTSVVVHCSDGWDRTAQLTSLAMLMLDSYYRTVKGFETLIEKEWISFGHRFALDVYTKTISLWSYVNSQLEEFSNPFFVNYEHHVLYPVASLSHLELWVNYYVRWNPRTRPQMPIHQNLKELLAIKAELQKRVEDLQREAAARASSSSERGSSPSHSVTPVHTSV; translated from the exons ATGGAAGAAGCGCCACTTTTTCCAGGAGAATCAATCAAGGCTACTG tgaaagACGTCATGTACATTTGTCCATTTGTGGGCGCAGTGACTGGAACCCTAACAGTGACGGACTTTAAGATGTACTTCAAAAGTGTTGAGAGG GACCCGAATTTTGTTCTTGATGTTCCCCTTGGCGTGATCAGCAGAGTTGAGAAGATCGGAGCGCAGAGCCATGGGGACAATTCCTGTGGTATAGAGATTGTGTGCAAG GATATGAGGAACTTGCGACTTGCTTACAAACAGGAAGAACAGTGTAAACTTGGGATATTTGAGAACCTCAGCAAATATGCATTTCCTCTTTCCAATGGGCAG ACTCTCTTTGCATTcaactacaaagaaaaatttcCGATAAACGGATGGAAGGTTTATGATCCTGTATCTGAATATAAGAGACAG GGCTTGCCAAATGAGAGCTGGAAAATATCCAGAGTGAACAGTAGCTATGAGCTCTGTGACACCTACCCCGCTGTCATTGTCGTGCCAACCAGTGTAAAAGATGATGACCTTTCAAAAGTGGCAGCCTTTCGAGCAAAAGGCAGAGTCCCT GTGTTGTCATGGATTCATCCAGAAAGTCAGGCAACGATTACCCGTTGCAGCCAGCCACTTGTGGGTCCCAATGATAAACGCtgcaaagaagatgaaaaatacttgcaaacaaTAATGGATGCTAACGCCCAGTCTCACAAGCTTATCATCTTCGATGCCCGACAAAACAGTGTCGCTGATACCAACAAG GCCAAGAGTGGGGGGTACGAAAGTGAAAGTGCTTACCCCAACGCGGAGCTTGTGTTCCTGGACATCCACAACATTCACGTGATGAGAGAGTCCCTGCGTAAACTCAAAGAGGTCGTGTACCCCTCGATCGACGAGGCGCGGTGGCTCTCCAATGTGGATGGGACACACTGGCTGGAGTATATACGG ATGCTTCTTGCCGGGGCGGTAAGGATTGCTGACAAGATAGAGTCTGGGAAGACTTCAGTGGTGGTGCATTGCAGCGACGGCTGGGACCGCACGGCTCAGCTGACGTCTCTGGCAATGCTCATGCTGGACAGTTACTACCGCACCGTTAAAGGCTTCGAGACCCTCATAGAAAAGGAGTGGATAAGCTTCGGACATAGGTTTGCACTG gatgTGTATACGAAGACTATATCTTTATGGTCATACGTCAATAGCCAGCTTGAAGAATTTTCTAATCCTTTCTTTGTGAATTATGAACACCACGTGTTGTACCCCGTTGCCAGTCTGAGTCATCTGGAACTGTGGGTAAACTATTATGTGCGATGGAACCCGCGGACGAGACCTCAG atGCCCATCCACCAGAATCTCAAGGAGCTGCTGGCCATCAAGGCGGAGCTGCAGAAGCGGGTGGAGGACCTGCAGCGGGAGGCGGCCGCGCGTGCCTCGTCCTCGTCCGAGCGGGGCTCTTCGCCGTCCCACTCGGTCACCCCCGTCCACACCTCCGTCTGA